From one Esox lucius isolate fEsoLuc1 chromosome 11, fEsoLuc1.pri, whole genome shotgun sequence genomic stretch:
- the LOC117595220 gene encoding uncharacterized protein LOC117595220 — protein MNVTVGSSQSRVMLTQFKMDASHQGRYSCLYRTTSNGQAVSSPYSNSTEVVLLHPKISLSVSNVSMFWGSKGPKVTRGHSFSITCSIQPRYPGGLFHLDFSGSNRTETKPAVNHSASFHFPFAEYKHEGNYRCSYEVNVSTWALGSAKSNLTVTIRASMVPFIASGGTGGLVLLSLFLVVLYLVRKRTRGSRNPSTETNQRECINNRYDRGREEGDYVNVENVLYQRGPEKVNYGVKGVLPGFRVTTNSYDEEDDHDYINVSIQDIAHDMNEDIYENC, from the exons ATGAATGTAACTGTTGGATCCTCACAGTCCAGAGTTATGTTAACCCAGTTTAAAATGGATGCTTCACATCAGGGCAGATACAGCTGTCTCTATAGAACCACCTCTAATGGCCAGGCCGTCAGCTCTCCTTACAGTAACTCAACTGAAG TGGTCCTTCTACATCCAAAAATCTCCCTCAGCGTTTCAAATGTTTCGATGTTCTGGGGATCTAAGGGGCCAAAGGTCACCAGGGGCCACAGCTTCTCCATCACCTGCTCCATTCAGCCACGGTATCCTGGAGGTCTCTTCCATCTGGACTTCTCTGGCTCCAACAGGACTGAGACTAAGCCAGCAGTCAACCACTCTGCCTCCTTTCACTTCCCTTTTGCAGAGTATAAACATGAGGGGAACTACAGATGTAGCTATGAAGTCAATGTTTCCACTTGGGCATTAGGGTCAGCTAAGAGTAATCTGACTGTCACCATTAGAG CATCCATGGTCCCCTTCATTGCCTCTGGAGGGACTGGTGGGCTGGTACTGCTGTCACTGTTTCTGGTTGTCCTCTATCTAGTCAGGAAGAGGACAAGGGGGAGCAGGAATCCATCTACAGAGACCAACCAGAGAGAAT GTATCAATAACAGATACGACAGAGGCCGAGAAGAAGGAGACTATGTGAATGTTGAAAATGTCCTTTACCAGAGAGGCCCTGAAAAAGTGAATTATGGTGTTAAAGGAGTTCTACCTGGGTTTCGTGTTACTACAAACAGTTACGATGAGGAAGATGATCATGATTACATTAATGTCTCCATTCAGGACATTGCTCATGACATGAATGAGGACATTTATGAAAACTGTTAG